ctctcccaCTGTCCTCacatcctctctcttcctctcttcttcactccctttccctccctcctcttgcCTCTATCCTTCACTCTTCCTCCTTTACCCAGTTCCTTTCCttatttcctttcctcctctcctctctcctttcctttctcacccttcttttcatttcctttactTATTTTTCCTTTCGTCCTCTCCTCTTTACTTTGAACTTCTGTAAACTGACACCGTCGCTACCGCTACATGCTAGCTGTGTGacctttatacacacacacacactctaacagCCCGCACACTTTCTCACGCTTCTAGTAACACTTgaactaaaacacacactcacaaactcTCGATCAACACGTTCACAAGTAtgaagcatacacacacacacacacacacacacacacacacacacacagctctaaaTCAACCAACAACATCTGACCTTTGAGGAGACGCAGCTGAAGGAGaaactggaggaggaagaagaaagatgagatccatcctcctccacctcctcgtcCTGTTCTCGTCCTCCTGCATGAAACCAATAATCAGCTGATCAATCAAGTTGTATTTGAGTCTGAGCTggtggatgatgatgattgaaCACTGAGgtttaaatcatcttttttaaaacaactgaagtgaaaCAGGGTCTAACTCAGTCtcagaataaaaactttatCTGGTCATCTTCGTCTGAAGTGACGCTGAACTCACCGCAGAGTGACGGTTCGATGTGACAGTTCGATGTGACGGTTCGATGTGACAGTTCGATGTGACGGTTCGATGTGACGGTTCGATGTGACGGTTCGATGTGACGGTTCGATGTGACGGTTCGATGTGACGGTTCGATGTGACAGTTCGATGTGACGGTTCGATGTGACGGTTCGATGTGACGGTTCGATGTGACAGTTCGATGTGACGGTTCGATGTGACGGTTCGATGTGACGGTTCGATTTGACGGTTCGATTTGACAGTTAATGTTTTGATGCTCACCTGTGAGTTTCCGTCTCTCCATCAGACACATGAAGATCCATGAGAAGGACCCGGCCAGCGGCCTGCTCCCCGTCAGCCCGCCCTCACCCACCAAACGCCGCCGTCCGTCCGTCAAGAggcggcaggaggaggagaacggaGAGGAGCCGCCTTCCAAGAAGGTACGAACACTTTACGCTTGGTGTTCTTTtgctgatgaaactgtagaggtggtggtgtgttagtgtgtgtgtgtgtgtgtgttaatgtgtgtgtgtgtgttgatgtgtgtgtgtgtgtgtgtgttcaggtgggGGAGGACGCGGCGTCGGAGGAGTCGGCGGCGGCGCTTCGTGGGgcggaggaggagctgctgcccTGTCCAATCTGCTTCAAGACCTGCAACTCCAGACTGGAGCTGGACGCACACATGGACGCTCACCCGGACACGGCTCtgaggtacacacacaaacaccgagGCACACAAACTGAGTCATGTGCTTAGTTACGTTACATCACCGGCAATAAAACATGTTGGCTACTTTCAATAAGTACATTTGGCTGATACATGAAGTATTTCTGATTAATTCTGGATTTTACTTCAGAGATCTGagtccctcctccaccactggtGATGTaattgtgctaagctaagctaacatgcAGCTAGCTGATGTAAGAGTGGCATCAATCttctgaagagagaagaaaacaaatactcCCAAAATATCCAAACTAGTTATTTAGCGTTCAAGACTGATCAAAGTTTAAATTTCAGCCAGCGAGGAGAGGATGAAAggatgggaggaagaggaggagaagagggagggacagaTGGATGATGAGAATAAGAGAGGGAGGAAGCTAAGAAGTtactggagagacagagagaaactgaaggaggaggagcgatGGATGaaaaaatgagatgaaactgaaggacataaagacaaagaaaagaaagagatggagaggaagagtgcAGCAGGCGGCGCTGAGCTCGTTATGGAGGAAGGCGAGAATATTTAGCTGTAAATCCTCACTAATCATCCTGTAAGAGGATCGACTgaaccaggaggaggaggaaggatggagggaggaggaaggatggagggaggaggaaggatggagggagggagccATATTGATACAGCTTTATTTGTTATCATAATTACATTAGCTGCAGATATGTAAATATAAGGCCCATCTGTGTCTGAGGCTGCagggttgcattgtgggaaacgTAGGCAgaagtttttgaaaatgtgtggaGGAAAGAAGATATTTAAGGTTCTGCTGCAGagatttaaatcctttttactCGTTCATCCTAAAACCGTGAAGTCAGTTCCTGTTGTAGCTCTGCAAGTCTGTGGtgaattttaaaaacaccttcggttgctaacaagtgtctaaaTCAGACTACAGAagttgtcggggacattaaacgtcctcacagcgaacacgaggctttggcagaggtatgcgctctactgactGTTATAACTAAagccatgaacacacacagggacGGTTTAACAAGTGCTGGTCCACATATGGTCCACtgtgtttccctctgctgcccccCAAAAATCCTCTGACAATGTGTCTGAAGGGATTACACacagcttacacacacacacgcacacacacacacacacacacacacacactctgaggaTGTGATAagagtgtgtgactgtggcaGACACTGAGCAGCTGTCCTCTCAGCACTTAacaagagcaggagcagcacagCCACCAGGGGTTatctcacacgcacacacacacacacacacacacacacacacacacacacacactcttcttcttcttcttcttcttcttcttcttcttcttcttcactttgtAAGTGTTGACGTCAGCTCCCTCGTTGTGTTTGCAGGTGTGATCTCTGCTGCCTGTCTTTTCGAACCCATCGTGGTTTGTTGCGTCACAACGCCGGCGTTCACAAGCTCCTCCCCCAGGACCCCAGCGGCCGCCCCTTCATCCAGAACAACCCCTCCATCCCCACCGGCTTCAATGACCTGGCCTTCATCGACTTCTCCTGCAAGAAGTTTGCTCACATCGCACAGGTACGGATGCAGGACGGCGGCTCTGATGATGGTCAGACGTGAGGGTCAGTGTTTAACCGGCTCTTCTGTCCTCGCAGGTCTGGTGTGAGACGAACCTTCGCCGCTGCATCAGTAAGTTCCACCGGTTCGTCTGTGATTGCTGTGACAAGGCGTTCCCGCTGCGCTCAGCCCTGGAACTGCATAAAACCATCTCCCACCCCGCCAAAACTGACACAGAGGACctggaggcggaggaggagggtggagctgcagagagcagtgCTGAGAGCAGCCGTCAGGAGGACGAGGTCGCTCCGTCGGAGCAGGCCAGCTTCTTGGAAGGTCTCGGCCTCCAGCACATTTCTACGGTAAGCTTTGGAAATACGAGGTTTAAAAACCAGAGTGAGGATGGAAGATAAgaggtgtgtttctgtagtGCCATCCTGTAAACGGATGCCGTCTTTGTCTCTCAGGTGAAGTCTGGTCCCACAGACGATGAGATCCATCAGGCCCACCTGGACAGCATCAAGGTGATCCACGTGGAGCCGCCGTGCTCCAGCCTTCCCCAGGAGCCGGCCTCGGCCTACCTGTCTGGAGGTCTGGGCCTGACTTTGGGGCTGGGTGTTGGCGGTCTGGCAGCCCTCAGCATCCCCCTGCTGGAGGGCTCTGGCTCCGCCTCCGCCCTGCAGGGCCTCTCGCAGCGGGACGCCCTCAGCCTGCTCTCCCTGCAGCCCTTCCAGACCAgcttcctcctgcagcctgaCGGGAGCGCTGCAACAGGTAGTGCCGCTGCGTCGGGGGTCAAACCCGGAGAAGCAGGTGGAGCCGGGATCATGGAGCTGGCCGACATCCAGCAGATTCTCAAAGTGGCGAGTGCAGCTCCGAATCAGATGGGGCTGACCCTCCCGTCTCTGGCCAAAGCTCCGGGATTCGCTGGAGGTCAAGGTAGTCCAGTTATAATCAGTCCACTTTTAAAGACGCTAAAAGATTTGGAGTCATAGTTTTGACATTTCGTGCTGCTCACCGACTGTTTGTTCATCCTCCAGGTCAAGTCCAGGGTCAGAAGGCGATGCCACCACTGAAGCCCAAACCTCCCCTCACCCCTCGCTCCAGCCTCACAGCGACGactcctccccccctccagagCTCCCAGCAGGCGTCACTGGGCTGCATCAGCCCCAGCCTGCCTCCACCAACCCCGACTCTCTTCAAAaccccctcctcatcctcctcttcctcctcctcagctgggAATGGAGGGCAGCTGGATGCAGAGTGTATGGGTGATGCTCACACGCCTTTGTCTGATTCCCCACCGGCCGCCACCACAGCAGTGCACGATGAGGCGGGGCTTAGTGGGAGAAAGCCGGGAACCAAAGGGGGAAACAACGCCGGCTCGGCTAAAGGCTCGTTCCCATGTCGATTCTGCGACCAGGTCTTCGCCTTCTCTGGCGTCCTGCAGGCTCACATGCGCTTCCACCTCGGCATCCTTCCGCATCAGTGCAACATCTGCGATTATGTAGCTCCGGACAAAGCCACGCTGATCCGACACCTGCGGACGCACAGCGGCGAGCGACCGTACGTCTGCCGGGTCTGTCATTATCCTTTCACTGTCAAGGCCAACTGTGAGCGCCACCTCAGGAAGAAACACGCCAAGACCTCCAGGAAGGACATCGAGAAAAACATCAAGTACGTCACCTCCAACACGGCGAACATCGCCACGGCAATCACTGCATCAGCCACCACCCAAGACACGGAGACGGGCTGCGCCGGAGCTGAGACAACGTGCCGGTTCTGCGGCGAGGACCTGAAGACATATCGTGCGCTGCAGATCCACCTGCGCACTCACAACGGCTGCCAGAGGAAGCCATTTGAGTGCCGACGATGCGGCGCCGCCTTCCTGGCCAAACGCAACTGCATCCACCACCTGCTCAAGCAGCACCCGGAGGTCCAGGAGAGGGAGATTGAAGACCACATCGCCACGCTCCTGCCGGCCACCGTGCCCGTCGCTACCGCCGCCTCAGGTCGAGCTGCTGCGGTCACTCCGATGGCGCTGAACGGTGTCAGCCAGCCTCCGATTCAGACGCTCCAGGCAGTGAAAGTGGAGGAGCTGGCCAATATGACGTACCCTACAGAACTGGACCAGCCTCTGGACTTCTCCGCTAAGGGTCGAGGATCCCTCAGCCAGTCTGGGTCTCCTGGAGTCAAACTGGAGAGCGTCTCCCCGAGCTTCGACTGCTCCATGCTGGACCAGCCCATCGATCTGTCCATCCCCAGCAAGAGGCAGAAGAGGGAGGCAGCGAGCgctggagagaagagggagatcAAGACGGAGCAGAGCGGCAGCAGCATCGTGGAGCAGCAGCACGCTCTGTCTTTGTCCAAGGAGGAGAAGACGGCTGCCGTCCTGCCTCCTCTACACCCTCACCCCCAGCTGGGCTGCTACCAGCTCCCCCCTGGATCCACCCCTCCCCCCGCCTCCCTCAACAACTCTACACGAGCCCAGCGCCTCAAACCCCTGCTCCCCAAACCgacctcctccaccagcacctcCTCGCCTTCCACTGCCCTCAAGGAGCTCCCTCCTCTGGCCTCCATCGCACAGATCATCAGCTCTGTCTCCGGAGCTCCAGACCTGCTGAAGAGAGAGTCTGCGACGCTGGAGGGTAAAACGCAGCCGGCGTCCTCTCAGGTGGACTCGGCTGCAGACGGGCCGGGAACCTCCACCGTCCTGGAGACGCAAAGTGACGACACGCCTGAAGGATCCTCCAGGTACGAGACAGACACTGAATACAGCTGATGGATCGATTTAATGAGGAAACACACTAATTGTTCTGACTCTGATATCTGTAACGTGAAACAATCAACAAATAAGAATCAATGAATAATTCAGTTGTTTgagtttcttgtttttcacagttttgttcagtttgttggGAAACCGAGAAGCATTTTTTAATAGTTTACCACATTTTATTGTCTAAATCATCCAACAGCtcataaaaaaagactgacaatGAATTCAATAGTCATGCTTTTAATTGTTATTTCCCTTTTTGCTAATTGATCCGTTAAATACATCAAACATCTAATTCACTGAATCAGAAATTGATGAGAACAACAATTTACTCATTTTAACTCTGGACATCAAATCTTCTGGGTTTAAAAGAAACTTTATTTGTAATAGTATAATGTAGTAGTAATAGtgtaatgaaaagaaagactATTATCAGtgtttatataaaataaacagcagaaggAAGTTAAACGTTACAGCCGGAGGACTCAGGTAGTGAGATCAGCTTCTACCACCAGATGGCGCCAGAGTTAAACCAGTAAACTGTTGCTGAGCTGTTCGTCTCTTCTGTCCAGCAGGAAGCGGTCCAGGAAGAAGCCGGCCGGCCTGGCGATGAAGGAGAAGTCCGTCGTG
This is a stretch of genomic DNA from Acanthopagrus latus isolate v.2019 chromosome 19, fAcaLat1.1, whole genome shotgun sequence. It encodes these proteins:
- the rreb1a gene encoding ras-responsive element-binding protein 1 isoform X1, with translation MSRRKQPNPNKVKPVMENSSEEQREDVKTEEAELTEEKTHNNLKAINGVMEKDAGGGEKLQNGDRGGGGGMMGAEGGGDLSSINAMMSAVMSAAGTINGGEGEGGSGVTSANSSAGHSPSPSPSKSLTAAMRAPPGRSARRTQDTKDDSSAFICPLCDKNCQTQHGLTMHIRQHNADTGATDHSCSICGKCLSSASSLDRHMLVHSGERPYKCNICGQTFTTNGNMHRHMKIHEKDPASGLLPVSPPSPTKRRRPSVKRRQEEENGEEPPSKKVGEDAASEESAAALRGAEEELLPCPICFKTCNSRLELDAHMDAHPDTALRCDLCCLSFRTHRGLLRHNAGVHKLLPQDPSGRPFIQNNPSIPTGFNDLAFIDFSCKKFAHIAQVWCETNLRRCISKFHRFVCDCCDKAFPLRSALELHKTISHPAKTDTEDLEAEEEGGAAESSAESSRQEDEVAPSEQASFLEGLGLQHISTVKSGPTDDEIHQAHLDSIKVIHVEPPCSSLPQEPASAYLSGGLGLTLGLGVGGLAALSIPLLEGSGSASALQGLSQRDALSLLSLQPFQTSFLLQPDGSAATGSAAASGVKPGEAGGAGIMELADIQQILKVASAAPNQMGLTLPSLAKAPGFAGGQGQVQGQKAMPPLKPKPPLTPRSSLTATTPPPLQSSQQASLGCISPSLPPPTPTLFKTPSSSSSSSSSAGNGGQLDAECMGDAHTPLSDSPPAATTAVHDEAGLSGRKPGTKGGNNAGSAKGSFPCRFCDQVFAFSGVLQAHMRFHLGILPHQCNICDYVAPDKATLIRHLRTHSGERPYVCRVCHYPFTVKANCERHLRKKHAKTSRKDIEKNIKYVTSNTANIATAITASATTQDTETGCAGAETTCRFCGEDLKTYRALQIHLRTHNGCQRKPFECRRCGAAFLAKRNCIHHLLKQHPEVQEREIEDHIATLLPATVPVATAASGRAAAVTPMALNGVSQPPIQTLQAVKVEELANMTYPTELDQPLDFSAKGRGSLSQSGSPGVKLESVSPSFDCSMLDQPIDLSIPSKRQKREAASAGEKREIKTEQSGSSIVEQQHALSLSKEEKTAAVLPPLHPHPQLGCYQLPPGSTPPPASLNNSTRAQRLKPLLPKPTSSTSTSSPSTALKELPPLASIAQIISSVSGAPDLLKRESATLEGKTQPASSQVDSAADGPGTSTVLETQSDDTPEGSSSRKRSRKKPAGLAMKEKSVVSGGGIDLESSGEFASVEKMLATTDANKFSTYLQTGAADLGGKRDVDGAGAGEEKEGGAKEDVKASVGPQSKGKKNAYSNSVQKMTCPFCPRVFPWASSLQRHMLTHTGQKPFPCPKCDAFFSTKSNCERHLLRKHGVTQRTLRRNGALVKKDADDGSHESAESQSETEQVTTEAQDLSASSDSGSAPIDDKPAPTEQQEEEPTTSSPTHNPSHGWSPAAGAEEQQDTETSEQPDQQGAPETSTAQDKPPPQSNGSKVESADDDDCHSNKSLDLNFGKKLIDFKLSTTSSSAQEDQPSQPASASSSSSTSPSSTSSTSAPHVATESQEKERSTASSSSSSSSSSSSPVVKQQPDYKHVCRVCKKSFRYATTLARHERAHLSEETPPPVPAEENPPVNEEATESSSTKRTEEEKEEEQGKEAEMEMEEEDGGARGGESDGESGGEEEEEKEERSDEEASEPKSLEGGEVSGRRVDKRKKICNVCGKRFWSLQDLTRHMRSHTGERPYQCQTCERTFTLKHSLVRHQRIHLKPRGADGGSAGNDDVSEDGDSCTPTPTSTCPPSENESECGSGTAGTKELEEEDVKEEGEEGDGEESATLEEEPPVSQADSEPLATAASADPDAEEKTELSATTQQLPVDTTPSQQATDTKTTTGDDSSAADQSTPESNISKDPSSSSSGAAPEESAAAAPAEGFIQGLLEIHAKPPLEHLLPNGEPPLVGAD
- the rreb1a gene encoding ras-responsive element-binding protein 1 isoform X3 — its product is MENSSEEQREDVKTEEAELTEEKTHNNLKAINGVMEKDAGGGEKLQNGDRGGGGGMMGAEGGGDLSSINAMMSAVMSAAGTINGGEGEGGSGVTSANSSAGHSPSPSPSKSLTAAMRAPPGRSARRTQDTKDDSSAFICPLCDKNCQTQHGLTMHIRQHNADTGATDHSCSICGKCLSSASSLDRHMLVHSGERPYKCNICGQTFTTNGNMHRHMKIHEKDPASGLLPVSPPSPTKRRRPSVKRRQEEENGEEPPSKKVGEDAASEESAAALRGAEEELLPCPICFKTCNSRLELDAHMDAHPDTALRCDLCCLSFRTHRGLLRHNAGVHKLLPQDPSGRPFIQNNPSIPTGFNDLAFIDFSCKKFAHIAQVWCETNLRRCISKFHRFVCDCCDKAFPLRSALELHKTISHPAKTDTEDLEAEEEGGAAESSAESSRQEDEVAPSEQASFLEGLGLQHISTVKSGPTDDEIHQAHLDSIKVIHVEPPCSSLPQEPASAYLSGGLGLTLGLGVGGLAALSIPLLEGSGSASALQGLSQRDALSLLSLQPFQTSFLLQPDGSAATGSAAASGVKPGEAGGAGIMELADIQQILKVASAAPNQMGLTLPSLAKAPGFAGGQGQVQGQKAMPPLKPKPPLTPRSSLTATTPPPLQSSQQASLGCISPSLPPPTPTLFKTPSSSSSSSSSAGNGGQLDAECMGDAHTPLSDSPPAATTAVHDEAGLSGRKPGTKGGNNAGSAKGSFPCRFCDQVFAFSGVLQAHMRFHLGILPHQCNICDYVAPDKATLIRHLRTHSGERPYVCRVCHYPFTVKANCERHLRKKHAKTSRKDIEKNIKYVTSNTANIATAITASATTQDTETGCAGAETTCRFCGEDLKTYRALQIHLRTHNGCQRKPFECRRCGAAFLAKRNCIHHLLKQHPEVQEREIEDHIATLLPATVPVATAASGRAAAVTPMALNGVSQPPIQTLQAVKVEELANMTYPTELDQPLDFSAKGRGSLSQSGSPGVKLESVSPSFDCSMLDQPIDLSIPSKRQKREAASAGEKREIKTEQSGSSIVEQQHALSLSKEEKTAAVLPPLHPHPQLGCYQLPPGSTPPPASLNNSTRAQRLKPLLPKPTSSTSTSSPSTALKELPPLASIAQIISSVSGAPDLLKRESATLEGKTQPASSQVDSAADGPGTSTVLETQSDDTPEGSSSRKRSRKKPAGLAMKEKSVVSGGGIDLESSGEFASVEKMLATTDANKFSTYLQTGAADLGGKRDVDGAGAGEEKEGGAKEDVKASVGPQSKGKKNAYSNSVQKMTCPFCPRVFPWASSLQRHMLTHTGQKPFPCPKCDAFFSTKSNCERHLLRKHGVTQRTLRRNGALVKKDADDGSHESAESQSETEQVTTEAQDLSASSDSGSAPIDDKPAPTEQQEEEPTTSSPTHNPSHGWSPAAGAEEQQDTETSEQPDQQGAPETSTAQDKPPPQSNGSKVESADDDDCHSNKSLDLNFGKKLIDFKLSTTSSSAQEDQPSQPASASSSSSTSPSSTSSTSAPHVATESQEKERSTASSSSSSSSSSSSPVVKQQPDYKHVCRVCKKSFRYATTLARHERAHLSEETPPPVPAEENPPVNEEATESSSTKRTEEEKEEEQGKEAEMEMEEEDGGARGGESDGESGGEEEEEKEERSDEEASEPKSLEGGEVSGRRVDKRKKICNVCGKRFWSLQDLTRHMRSHTGERPYQCQTCERTFTLKHSLVRHQRIHLKPRGADGGSAGNDDVSEDGDSCTPTPTSTCPPSENESECGSGTAGTKELEEEDVKEEGEEGDGEESATLEEEPPVSQADSEPLATAASADPDAEEKTELSATTQQLPVDTTPSQQATDTKTTTGDDSSAADQSTPESNISKDPSSSSSGAAPEESAAAAPAEGFIQGLLEIHAKPPLEHLLPNGEPPLVGAD
- the rreb1a gene encoding ras-responsive element-binding protein 1 isoform X2: MSRRKQPNPNKVKPVMENSSEEQREDVKTEEAELTEEKTHNNLKAINGVMEKDAGGGEKLQNGDRGGGGGMMGAEGGGDLSSINAMMSAVMSAAGTINGGEGEGGSGVTSANSSAGHSPSPSPSKSLTAAMRAPPGRSARRTQDTKDDSSAFICPLCDKNCQTQHGLTMHIRQHNADTGATDHSCSICGKCLSSASSLDRHMLVHSGERPYKCNICGQTFTTNGNMHRHMKIHEKDPASGLLPVSPPSPTKRRRPSVKRRQEEENGEEPPSKKVGEDAASEESAAALRGAEEELLPCPICFKTCNSRLELDAHMDAHPDTALRCDLCCLSFRTHRGLLRHNAGVHKLLPQDPSGRPFIQNNPSIPTGFNDLAFIDFSCKKFAHIAQVWCETNLRRCISKFHRFVCDCCDKAFPLRSALELHKTISHPAKTDTEDLEAEEEGGAAESSAESSRQEDEVAPSEQASFLEGLGLQHISTVKSGPTDDEIHQAHLDSIKVIHVEPPCSSLPQEPASAYLSGGLGLTLGLGVGGLAALSIPLLEGSGSASALQGLSQRDALSLLSLQPFQTSFLLQPDGSAATGSAAASGVKPGEAGGAGIMELADIQQILKVASAAPNQMGLTLPSLAKAPGFAGGQGQVQGQKAMPPLKPKPPLTPRSSLTATTPPPLQSSQQASLGCISPSLPPPTPTLFKTPSSSSSSSSSAGNGGQLDAECMGDAHTPLSDSPPAATTAVHDEAGLSGRKPGTKGGNNAGSAKGSFPCRFCDQVFAFSGVLQAHMRFHLGILPHQCNICDYVAPDKATLIRHLRTHSGERPYVCRVCHYPFTVKANCERHLRKKHAKTSRKDIEKNIKYVTSNTANIATAITASATTQDTETGCAGAETTCRFCGEDLKTYRALQIHLRTHNGCQRKPFECRRCGAAFLAKRNCIHHLLKQHPEVQEREIEDHIATLLPATVPVATAASGRAAAVTPMALNGVSQPPIQTLQAVKVEELANMTYPTELDQPLDFSAKGRGSLSQSGSPGVKLESVSPSFDCSMLDQPIDLSIPSKRQKREAASAGEKREIKTEQSGSSIVEQQHALSLSKEEKTAAVLPPLHPHPQLGCYQLPPGSTPPPASLNNSTRAQRLKPLLPKPTSSTSTSSPSTALKELPPLASIAQIISSVSGAPDLLKRESATLEGKTQPASSQVDSAADGPGTSTVLETQSDDTPEGSSRKRSRKKPAGLAMKEKSVVSGGGIDLESSGEFASVEKMLATTDANKFSTYLQTGAADLGGKRDVDGAGAGEEKEGGAKEDVKASVGPQSKGKKNAYSNSVQKMTCPFCPRVFPWASSLQRHMLTHTGQKPFPCPKCDAFFSTKSNCERHLLRKHGVTQRTLRRNGALVKKDADDGSHESAESQSETEQVTTEAQDLSASSDSGSAPIDDKPAPTEQQEEEPTTSSPTHNPSHGWSPAAGAEEQQDTETSEQPDQQGAPETSTAQDKPPPQSNGSKVESADDDDCHSNKSLDLNFGKKLIDFKLSTTSSSAQEDQPSQPASASSSSSTSPSSTSSTSAPHVATESQEKERSTASSSSSSSSSSSSPVVKQQPDYKHVCRVCKKSFRYATTLARHERAHLSEETPPPVPAEENPPVNEEATESSSTKRTEEEKEEEQGKEAEMEMEEEDGGARGGESDGESGGEEEEEKEERSDEEASEPKSLEGGEVSGRRVDKRKKICNVCGKRFWSLQDLTRHMRSHTGERPYQCQTCERTFTLKHSLVRHQRIHLKPRGADGGSAGNDDVSEDGDSCTPTPTSTCPPSENESECGSGTAGTKELEEEDVKEEGEEGDGEESATLEEEPPVSQADSEPLATAASADPDAEEKTELSATTQQLPVDTTPSQQATDTKTTTGDDSSAADQSTPESNISKDPSSSSSGAAPEESAAAAPAEGFIQGLLEIHAKPPLEHLLPNGEPPLVGAD